A portion of the Canis lupus baileyi chromosome 6, mCanLup2.hap1, whole genome shotgun sequence genome contains these proteins:
- the IVNS1ABP gene encoding influenza virus NS1A-binding protein yields the protein MIPNGYLMFEDENFIESSVAKLNALRKSGQFCDVRLQVCGHEMLAHRAVLACCSPYLFEIFNSDSDPHGISHVKFDDLNPEAVEVLLNYAYTAQLKADKELVKDVYSAAKKLKMDRVKQVCGDYLLSRMDVTSCISYRNFASCMGDSRLLNKVDAYIQEHLLQISEEEEFLKLPRLKLEVMLEDNVCLPSNGKLYTKVINWVQRSIWENGDSLEELMEEVQTLYYSADHKLLDGNLLDGQAEVFGSDDDHIQFVQKKPPRENGHKPLSSSSTGCLSSPNATVQSPKHEWKIVASEKTSNNTYLCLAVLDGIFCVIFLHGRNSPQSSPTSTPKLIKSLSFEMQPDELIEKPMSPMQYARSGLGTAEMNGKLIAAGGYNREECLRTVECYDPHTDHWSFLAPMRTPRARFQMAVLMGQLYVVGGSNGHSDDLSCGEMYDPSIDDWTPVPELRTNRCNAGVCALNGKLYIVGGSDPYGQKGLKNCDVFDPVTKSWTSCAPLNIRRHQAAVCELGGYLYIIGGAESWNCLNTVERYNPENNTWTLIAPMNVARRGAGVAVLDGKLFVGGGFDGSHAISCVEMYDPTRNEWKMMRNMTSPRSNAGIATVGNTIYAVGGFDGNEFLNTVEVYNLESNEWSPYTKIFQF from the exons ATGATTCCCAATGGATATTTAATGTTTGAAGATGAAAATTTTATTGAGTCTTCTGTTGCCAAATTAAATGCTCTGAGGAAAAGTGGCCAGTTCTGTGATGTTCGACTTCAG GTCTGTGGCCATGAGATGTTAGCACACAGAGCAGTCCTGGCTTGCTGCAGCCCctatttatttgaaatctttaatAGTGATAGTGATCCTCACGGAATTTCTCATGTTAAATTTGATGATCTCAATCCAGAAGCTGTTGAAGTTTTACTGAATTATGCCTACACTGCTCA gttgaAAGCTGATAAAGAATTGGTAAAAGATGTTTATTCTGCAGCAAAAAAGCTGAAGATGGACCGAGTAAAGCAG GTTTGTGGTGATTATTTACTATCTAGAATGGATGTTACCAGCTGCATCTCTTACCGAAATTTTGCAAGTTGTATGGGAGACTCCCGTTTGTTGAATAAGGTTGATGCTTATATTCAGGAGCATTTGTTACAAATttcagaagaggaagagtttCTTAAACTTCCACGGCTAAAG TTGGAGGTAATGCTTGAAGATAATGTTTGCTTACCCAGCAATGGCAAATTGTATACAAAGGTAATCAACTGGGTGCAGCGTAGCATCTGGGAGAATGGAGACAGTCTGGAAGAGCTGATGGAAGAG GTTCAAACCTTGTACTACTCAGCTGATCACAAGCTGCTTGATGGGAACCTACTAGATGGACAGGCTGAGGTGTTTGGCAGTGATGATGACCACATTCAGTTTGTGCAG AAAAAGCCACCACGTGAGAATGGCCATAAGCCGCTAAGTAGCAGTTCCACTGGATGTCTCTCTTCTCCAAATGCTACAGTACAAAGCCCTAAGCATGAGTGGAAAATCGTTGCTTCGGAAAAGACTTCAA ATAATACTTACTTGTGCCTGGCTGTGCTGGATGGTATATTCTGTGTCATTTTCCTTCACGGGCGAAACAGCCCACAGAGCTCACCAACGAGTACTCCAAAACTAATTAAAAGTTTAAGCTTTGAGATGCAGCCAGATGAGCTAATAGAAAAGCCCATGTCTCCCATGCAGTATGCACGATCTGGTCTGGGGACAGCAGAGATGAATGGCAAGCTCATAGCAGCAG GTGGCTATAACAGAGAGGAATGTCTTCGAACAGTTGAATGCTATGATCCACATACAGATCACTGGTCCTTTCTTGCCCCTATGAGAACACCAAGGGCTCGATTTCAAATGGCTGTACTCATG GGCCAACTCTATGTGGTAGGTGGATCGAATGGCCACTCAGATGACCTGAGCTGTGGAGAGATGTATGATCCAAGCATCGATGACTGGACTCCTGTTCCAGAATTGAGAACTAACCGTTGTAATGCAG gAGTATGTGCTCTGAATGGGAAATTATACATTGTTGGTGGCTCTGATCCATATGGTCAAAAAGGACTGAAAAACTGTGATGTGTTTGATCCTGTAACAAAGTCGTGGACAAGCTGTGCTCCTCTTAACATTC GTAGACACCAGGCTGCAGTCTGTGAGCTTGGTGGTTATTTGTACATAATTGGAGGTGCAGAGTCTTGGAATTGCCTGAACACAGTAGAACGTTATAATCCTGAAAACAACACCTGGACTTTAATTGCACCCATGAATGTGGCTAGGCGAGGAGCTGGCGTAGCTGTTCTTGATG GAAAATTGTTTGTAGGTGGTGGCTTTGATGGTTCTCATGCCATCAGTTGTGTGGAGATGTATGACCCAACTAGAAATGAATGGAAGATGATGAGAAACATGACTTCACCAAGGAGTAACGCTGGGATTGCGACTGTAGGGAACACCATTTATGCAGTGGGAGGATTTGATGGCAATGAATTTCTGAATACGGTGGAAGTCTATAACCTTGAGTCTAATGAGTGGAGCCCCTATACAAAGATTTTCCAGTTTTAA